Below is a genomic region from Desulfobacter sp..
GTGTCCGTGTTCAAGGGATTGGGCGTACGGATACCTGCCACCACATCTTCGCCCTGGGCATTGACCAGCCATTCACCGTAAAATTTATTATCTCCTGTGGCAGGGTCCCGAGAAAAGGCCACCCCTGTTGCAGAAGAGTTGCCCATGTTACCAAATACCATGGTCTGGACATTCACGGCTGTGCCCCAATTATCAGGAATGTGTTCAATTCGGCGGTAGGAGACGGCCCGTTTTCCGTTCCAGCTTTTAAAAACCGCGCCAATGGCGCCCATGAGCTGCTGGTGAGGATCATCCGGAAAATCCAAGTCCAGGTCTTCCTTGATTTTTTTTTTGAAGCGTTCACACAGGTTTTTCAAGTCATCCGTAGAAATATCTGTGTCATTTTCATAGCCTTTGTCATTCTTGAGATTGTTCATCATCATCTCAAGGTTGAGACGGATTCCCATCCCGTCCTTGGGGCGTATCTGTTCTGCCTTTTCCATAACCACGTCAGAATACATCATAATCAGGCGGCGGTAGGCATCATAGACAAACCATTCATTTTGGGTCTTTTGGATGAGTCCGGGAATGGTAGCAGAGCATAACCCTACATTGAGAATGGTCTCCATCATACCGGGCATGGAACTTCTGGCACCTGACCTGCACGAGACCAGAAGGGGGTTGGAAGGATCTCCGAATATCATCCCTGTCTGGGCCTCTATATGGGTCATGGTCTTGAGGGTATCCGCCTCTAAGTCTTTTGGAAAACTGCCCTTGAGTTCAAAGTAGTGGTTGCAGCATTCCGTGGAAATGGTAAAGCCCGGAGGAACAGGGAGGCCCAGCTTTGCCATTTCAGCCAGATTGGCGCCTTTCCCGCCGAGAAGGTCTTTTTGGCCGGCATCCCCATCTGTTTTTTCAGGACCGAATTCATATATGTACTTGGTCATTTCATCCTCAGTTTGTTGATGTTGTAAATGTTAAAACACAACTATTAATAATCATGAAAAATCAAGTCAAGTAAAATCTTGTATTTATAATTTTACACGGCAATGCTATGGTACTTAATTTACTAATATCCCTAGGCGCGGCAGTGAACAGGGGATCTAAACTAAGAGGGGCAACCAAAGTCCATACATGCTGAATATTGAGTCCATTTCCAAAGGGTTTGGAGACCAGGTGCTTTTAGAAAATACCGGAATGCAGATCAATCCGGGTGAACGGGTCGGGCTTGTGGCCCGGAACGGACATGGAAAAACCACTCTTTTAAACATGATTGCAGGCCTTGATCACCCGGATGATGGGCGTATCAGTATACCCAACGGGTATCGACTGGGGGTGCTTTCCCAGCATATCCGCTTTGAAAAAAACACCGTTCTTCAAGAGGCCATGCTCGGCCTGCCTGACCATGAGCAGGATCATTTCTGGAAGGCTGAAAAGATTCTTGCCGGTTTAGGGTTTACCAACGAGGCCATGGAAAAGGATCCCATGCAGTTTTCAGGGGGATACCAGGTTCGTCTCAACCTGGCCAAGGTCCTGGTCTCAGAACCGGATCTGCTTATTTTGGACGAACCCACCAATTATCTTGATATCACTTCCATTCGGTGGATATCCAGGTTTTTGATCTCCTGGCCAAGGGAAGTATTATTGGTGACCCATGACAGGGGATTCATGGATAATGTGGTCACCCATATTGTGGGTATTCATCGCAAAAAAATGAAAAAAATTAAAGGCGATACCCAAAAATACTATGTCCAGGTGGCCCAGGACGAAGAAATATATGAGAAAACAAGACAAAATGAAGCCAAGCGGAAAAAAGAGATAGAGTTGTTTATTTCAAGGTTCAGGGCAAAGGCACGACTTGCCAATATGGTCCAGTCCAGGATAAAGACCCTGTCCAAACTCGACGCCAAGGACAAGCTGGCCCAGCTTAAAAATCTTGAATTTACCTTTAACTCCCTTGCCTTTGCAGGCAAACAGGTGCTTACGGCCAAGAATTTAACCTTTGGGTATGATCAAAACCTTCCTTTGATTAAAGATTTTTCTTTAACGGTCTATCCCGGAGACCGGGTGGCGGTCATTGGAAAGAACGGCAAGGGCAAAACCACTTTGCTCAAACTGCTCAACCAGAGCATGACCCCTGGCAGCGGATGGGTAAAGCCCAATCCCGGGGTGGAGTTCGGATATTTTGAACAGACCAATGTCAGTTCTCTAAATCCTGGGTTCACCGTTGAAGAAGAGATGATTCATTCATACCCGGACACGGACCGCCAGGCAGCCAGAAATATCTGCGGGGCCATGATGTTTGAACAGGATGCCGCCTTAAAAAAGATATCAGTCCTTTCTGGCGGGGAAAAAGCCAGGGTCATGCTGGGAAAACTTTTGATCCGTCCCTTAAATCTTCTGATTTTGGACGAGCCTTCCAACCATTTGGATATTGAGGCCTGCGATGCCTTTGTTGCAGCCTTAGATCAGTTTGAAGGGGCCGTGGTTCTGGTCACCCATAATGAGATGTTTCTCCATGCCCTGGCCAATCGTCTGGTGGTGTTTACCCAAGCGGGCATCGAGGTCTTTGAGGGCGGTTACCAGGCGTTTTTGGACAAACAGGGCTGGGAAGATGAAGACCTGGGCGTGGTGAAAAAGAAAAAAATAAAAACCATATCCAAAAAGGAAATGAGGAAAAAAAAGTCAGACCTTGTTGCTGCCCGATCAAAAGAAATAGGCCCCCTTCAAAAACAGATTTCTAAAATCGAAGATGAAATCGAACAAAAAGAAGAAAAAATTGCCCAGGTCAACACGGATCTGCTGGAGGCTTCAGCCCAGATGGACGGTGCAAAAATTCAGGCCTTGTCCAAGGACCTGGCTAAATTTGAGGCTTGTGTGGAAACCTTGTTTGAATCCCTTGAGGAAAAAACCGACCGGGCCGAGGTCATTCAAAAAAAATATGACAAACAATTATCAGATCTTGAAAGGTGTTAATTAAGATGGACAAACCAAATTTTACATTTTATTATGGGATTGTATTAATTGCCGTGGGTCTTGGGGTCATTTTCAGGATACCTGAGGTCGTTCCCCAGGTTGAAGCCATAGAATTTTTTAAAAATAAAATCGGAATCGTGACCTTTTGTTTTTATACTTTGGGTGCTCTTTTGATTCTTGCCGGCGGCATCAGGGTGGTTAAAAATTTTAAAAAAGAATAATCAATAAAGCATTCTAAATTTTAGGTTTTCAGGATAAAATATGGCCAATGGTGTAACCTCAAAATCCGGATCCACCCTCAAATCCACCATCAAAGATCAGTCTGGTGCCGGGAAGACTAAAATCGGTGAAATCCTGTCCAAAGAGGGGCAGATCACCAGTATGCAGCTCAACGAAGCTCTGGATGTCCAGAAAAAAACCCAGGAACGGCTCAGTTCCATTCTGCTCAACAAGGGATATATTGATCCGGATACCATTATCAATGTACTGGGCCGGCTGTATAATTACGACGTCTTGCCATTTTCCAAGATCAAGCCGGATCCGGCCGCCTTTAAGGTGCTGCTCTATGAAACGGCAAAAACAGATCTTGTCTTTCCGCTCAAGCTTACAGGCGAAGATCTTCTGGTCACCATGGCCGAACCCACGGATACCTCTGTGGTCGAGGCGCTGGGAAAAAATACAGGGAAAAATATCCAGGTTTTTGTCTCCACTGAAAATGATATCATCCAGGCCTATCGCGATTTTTATAAAATTTCAGATGAAGAATATAAAAGTTTTCTGCATTTTGAAGATGACATGGATGATGATGAGCCGGTTACCTCTGTGGGTTCTGTTGCAAAAAATATTTCCAGGACAAAGAGATCGTTCAGGCGTAAAATTTACGCAGCATAAGAAAACAGATTTTCGACGAATTCTTTCTGCTTTAAAATTTCTCCCTTCCTGATATTTTTAACTTGTCCTTTTCTGATCATGTTCATAATTTCATAGCCTTTTAGCGTCCGCCAGGCAGAATGAAATGTCTTGAACCCCATACCAGCTCTGACAAGCTTTTTGATAAACCGGTGGTCTTGCTCAATAATATTGTTCAGATATTTATTCTGTCTTAGGATACAGTCCTTATTCAGAAGCTTTTTTTCTTTCAAAGCCTTTACTGCCGGAGGATATGCAGGATTTCCGTCAACACTCAGAACCCGAGGTCTGGAGCTATTGGAAGCTCGCAGCATCTTTTTAAAAAATCGTTTGGCAGATTCCATATTACGTCTGCTGCGAAGAAGAAAATCGATGGTATTTCCACGGGAATCGACCGCTCGGTAAAGATACTTCATTTTCCCCCGCACCTTGATATATGTTTCATCAATACGGTAAGAATCATTTGATTGCCGCAGATACTTCCTGCTTCGCTTTTCCATTTCAGGAGCATAGCGCTGAACCCATCGGTAAATGGTACTGTGATCCACAGACAAGCCCCGTTCTTGCATCATCTCTTCCAGATTCCTGTAACTTAGTTGATATCTCAGATACCAGCGAACATTCAACAGGATGATTTCTTTTTCATAATGACGCCACTTGAAAGGGTTTTCATTTTTCATACTATCTCTCTGCAAATAAATTAGTGCCAAAACGGACTTGTATCAGACATTAATAATTTTTTGCAACAGAACCAAAAAAACGATACTTGTTTTTCACATAGTTCCCCCTCTATGAAACAGATTTATTTGAGTCTCAGGATATCTGCCCCCAGATTCAAAAATTTGTCTTCAATGCCTTCATATCCCCTGTCCATATGATATACCCGTGAAATCAGGGTGGTGCCTTCAGCCACAAGGCCTGCTATGACCAAGGACGCACTGGCCCTGAGATCAGAGGCCATGACAGGAGCGCCCTGAAGCCTGTCCACTCCCCTGACCATGGCAAAATTTCCATTGGAAATGGAGATGTCAGCCCCCAGGCGAAGCAGTTCATTGGCATGGATAAACCGGTTCTCAAATATGGATTCATGGATCACACTATTGCCCTTGGCAATGGTCATTAAGGCCATAAACTGGGCCTGCATATCGGTTGGGAATCCAGGATAAGGAAGGGTTTTGATATCAATGCTTTTGATCTGGGCCTTCCCCTGGACCCGGATTTTATCTTCACCCACATCCACGGTGGTACCCGTGGCTTTGAGTTTGCTGATGATTCCTCCGATATGATCCGGTATGCAGCCGTTTATGGTAACATCGCCTTGTGTGGCTGCCGCTGCCACCATAAAGGTGCCGGTTTCAATCCGGTCGGGGATGACCCTGACCTCAACCGGATTCAAGGTTTTGACCCCTTCAATATGGATAATGGCGGTGCCTGCGCCTGAAATTTTTGCCCCCATCTGGGTTAGCGCTTTAGCCAGGCAGACAATCTCAGGTTCTCTGGCTGCATTGCGAAGCACGCTCTTGCCCTTGGCAAGGACCGCTGCCATCATTAGATTTTCAGTGCCTGTCACTGTGGGAACATCAAAATAGATCTCATTGCCCACAAGTTTCTCGGCCTTGGCCTCAATATATCCGTGTTCAATATTGATTGTGGCCCCAAGGGCCTCAAGCCCGGTTAAATGCATGTTGACCGGGCGTGCCCCAATGGCGCATCCTCCCGGCATGGAGACTTTTGCATGGCCGAACCTGGCCACAAGCGGACCTAATACCAGAATGGAGGCCCTCATTTTTCTGACCAGTTCGTATTCAGCCTCGATTTTATGGATGCCGGATCCGTCCACGGTCATGGTATGGTTTTCAAATTCGCAGCCGGCCCCAAGATCTTCCAGCAAGAGTTTAATGGAGTTGATATCCATAAGTTTTGGAACATTGGTAAAGGTGGTTTTGCCGTTGACCAGGATACTCGAGGCAATTAAAGGCAGGGCTGCATTTTTTGCACCGCTGATCCAGACCTCGCCTGCAAGCTGTCTGCCGCCGTTGATTTGAATTTTATCCATAAGCTTGATTGACTTTCAGGGGTTATTAAAAAAGGGTTTTGGTGATAAGGCCAAAACCCTTTTTTATATTTAAGATGGTACCTGGGACGAGAATTGAACTCGTACAGCCTTGCGGCCGAGGGATTTTAAGTCCCTTGCGTCTACCAGTTCCGCCACCCAGGCACATGGTTGGGTCTAAATATAGTATTTGGCTTTATTTTGCAAGACAAAATCCATTGGCCTGGGCCAATGGATCATGCCCTGAATTATCCAACGACCTGTTTTATATCATGAACAAGCCTTTTTTATCATGGCAAATTGCCCTTTAAAATTTGGATTATAAATAAGCCTGGCACTCTTATCAATAGATAAAACATTAATTTTTCATTATGGGTATGATCACTGATGAATTTAAGGAGAAATGATTCTCTAAACAAAGGATTTTACGGCAACGGGTT
It encodes:
- a CDS encoding ABC-F family ATP-binding cassette domain-containing protein, which encodes MLNIESISKGFGDQVLLENTGMQINPGERVGLVARNGHGKTTLLNMIAGLDHPDDGRISIPNGYRLGVLSQHIRFEKNTVLQEAMLGLPDHEQDHFWKAEKILAGLGFTNEAMEKDPMQFSGGYQVRLNLAKVLVSEPDLLILDEPTNYLDITSIRWISRFLISWPREVLLVTHDRGFMDNVVTHIVGIHRKKMKKIKGDTQKYYVQVAQDEEIYEKTRQNEAKRKKEIELFISRFRAKARLANMVQSRIKTLSKLDAKDKLAQLKNLEFTFNSLAFAGKQVLTAKNLTFGYDQNLPLIKDFSLTVYPGDRVAVIGKNGKGKTTLLKLLNQSMTPGSGWVKPNPGVEFGYFEQTNVSSLNPGFTVEEEMIHSYPDTDRQAARNICGAMMFEQDAALKKISVLSGGEKARVMLGKLLIRPLNLLILDEPSNHLDIEACDAFVAALDQFEGAVVLVTHNEMFLHALANRLVVFTQAGIEVFEGGYQAFLDKQGWEDEDLGVVKKKKIKTISKKEMRKKKSDLVAARSKEIGPLQKQISKIEDEIEQKEEKIAQVNTDLLEASAQMDGAKIQALSKDLAKFEACVETLFESLEEKTDRAEVIQKKYDKQLSDLERC
- a CDS encoding IS6 family transposase, whose product is MKNENPFKWRHYEKEIILLNVRWYLRYQLSYRNLEEMMQERGLSVDHSTIYRWVQRYAPEMEKRSRKYLRQSNDSYRIDETYIKVRGKMKYLYRAVDSRGNTIDFLLRSRRNMESAKRFFKKMLRASNSSRPRVLSVDGNPAYPPAVKALKEKKLLNKDCILRQNKYLNNIIEQDHRFIKKLVRAGMGFKTFHSAWRTLKGYEIMNMIRKGQVKNIRKGEILKQKEFVENLFSYAA
- the murA gene encoding UDP-N-acetylglucosamine 1-carboxyvinyltransferase — translated: MDKIQINGGRQLAGEVWISGAKNAALPLIASSILVNGKTTFTNVPKLMDINSIKLLLEDLGAGCEFENHTMTVDGSGIHKIEAEYELVRKMRASILVLGPLVARFGHAKVSMPGGCAIGARPVNMHLTGLEALGATINIEHGYIEAKAEKLVGNEIYFDVPTVTGTENLMMAAVLAKGKSVLRNAAREPEIVCLAKALTQMGAKISGAGTAIIHIEGVKTLNPVEVRVIPDRIETGTFMVAAAATQGDVTINGCIPDHIGGIISKLKATGTTVDVGEDKIRVQGKAQIKSIDIKTLPYPGFPTDMQAQFMALMTIAKGNSVIHESIFENRFIHANELLRLGADISISNGNFAMVRGVDRLQGAPVMASDLRASASLVIAGLVAEGTTLISRVYHMDRGYEGIEDKFLNLGADILRLK